A window of Exiguobacterium sp. FSL W8-0210 genomic DNA:
CTTTCAGAAAGGATTCATAACGGACGAGTAGATGGTATAGTTTTTCGACTTCGATCTCATATTGTTTTTTATGAAGGCTCAATTCTTTTGCGACGCGATCTTTCTCTGCTTCAGCCAAAGGAATGATTCGTTCATAAATCGTCTTCATCTTCCGTCCTCCTTACTGAATCGTTGTCATGAGTTGCTGACAAGCTTTCTCGAAGTCACTGTCTTCATGGATTTGTTGTTTTAAAAAACGGATCAGCTCCGGATATTTATCAACGGCACGATCAATTTCTGGGTTCGTCCCTTTTTTGTAGGCGCCGATATTGATTAAGTCTTCCGAATCAAGATACGTCGATAACAGCTGTCGAAATGCGACGGCAGCTGTCTTTTGTTCAGCAGTCGTGATTTGATTCATGACACGACTGATGGATCGTAAGACATGAATCGCCGGAAACTGTCCTTTGTTCGCAAGATTACGATCAAGAACGAAATGACCATCTAAGATCCCTCGTACAGCGTCAGCAATCGGTTCATTCATGTCGTCTCCATCGACGAGCACAGTATAAAAAGCCGTAATCGAGCCATCTTGCGTTTTCCCGCTACGTTCGAGTAACTGAGGAAGAAGAGCAAAAACGCTTGGTGTATACCCTTTTGACGCAGGCGGTTCACCTGTCGCAAGACCAATTTCTCGTTGTGCCATCGCAAAACGTGTGACAGAGTCCATCATCAAGACCACATTCTTACCTTGATCCCGAAAGTGTTCAGCGATAGCTGTTGCCGTATAGGCGCCTTTTAGACGAACAAGTGGCGGTTGATCACTTGTCGCTACGACCAAGATGGAGCGTTTCATTCCTTCTTCACCGAGTTCTGCCTCCACGAATTCCTTGACTTCGCGTCCTCGTTCACCAATCAAGGCAATGACGTTGATGTCTGCTGTAGATCGTTTTGCAATCATACCGAGTAGTGTCGACTTCCCAACTCCTGATCCTGCAAATAAACCAACGCGTTGCCCTTGACCGACTGTTAGTAGCCCATCGATGGCACGGATGCCCGTCGAGAGAACATCACTGATACGAGGTCGCTCCAACGGACTAGGTGGTTTACGAACGATTGATGTCGTACGTAAATTTTCTAATGACTCCCCATCCAGTGGTCTCCCTAGACCATCGAGCACCTTACCGATCAGTTCATCCCCTACAGGGACGTGGAGTGGTTTTCCTGTCGCAAGAACAATCGAGCCTGGAGCAATCGATGTCGTTTCACCATACGGCATAAGTAGGACGTGACCTTCTCTAAAACCGACGACTTCCGCTTCAATCGTCTGCCGTTGTTGAATTTGGATCAAACAACGCTCGCCGATTGCGACAGCCGTTGGTCCACGTGATTCAATCATCAATCCAATCACTTGTACGACCTTTCCGGAATGCTGAACGAGTTCTTCCGGACGAATTTCTCGAACTGCGGCTTGAATCGCATTTACGTTAAACATGATGTAAAACCTCTTTGATTTTGGTTTGTAGGGCTTCAAAGCCACTTGTCAAACCACCTGTGATTGCTCCATTCTCCGAGTCGATCCGATAATCGCGTGCTTTAAGCGCTGGATCAAATCGTAATTGAATCGTCGCATTAGCACCTAGAACACCTTGGAGTTGCTCTTCAAGCAGAACGACCCGTTCAAAATCCGCTGGTGAAGCGTAGATAATGATCTTTTCACGATCTCGGAACTGAATGATCAACTGATGTAATAATTGGTATAATGCCTCTTCTTCTTCATCGTGTAACTGCTCTAGAAACTGATGCGTCACCTGGAGTCCAAGAACACACAATTCATGCTCCAATCGCATCAATCGCTCTTGATTTTGCTCTTCGATTCGTGCAGTAAACGTATTTGTCGTTGCGATTTGCTCTTCGAACGTTGCTTGTCCTTCCGCACGTCCTGTTTCAAATCCAGCCTGGTGTCCTTCTTCATATCCTCGTTGACGTGCTTCCTCTAATGCCTGAAGACGTTCTTGTTCAAACTCACGCTGACGCTGTTCAAACTCTAGAACCATCGTCTGGCGAAGACGTTCTAGTTCAGCGTGACCTTCTGCCATCCGCTCTTCATAGAACGTATCTGGAACGATTGCCAATTCTTCCTGAGCATTTCGGACTTGAACGAGTGTTCGTTCCTGTCGTTCAATCACAGCTTGTCTTTTGATGACGTTAGACAACAATATCATCTCCTCCACCACGA
This region includes:
- a CDS encoding FliH/SctL family protein, with protein sequence MILLSNVIKRQAVIERQERTLVQVRNAQEELAIVPDTFYEERMAEGHAELERLRQTMVLEFEQRQREFEQERLQALEEARQRGYEEGHQAGFETGRAEGQATFEEQIATTNTFTARIEEQNQERLMRLEHELCVLGLQVTHQFLEQLHDEEEEALYQLLHQLIIQFRDREKIIIYASPADFERVVLLEEQLQGVLGANATIQLRFDPALKARDYRIDSENGAITGGLTSGFEALQTKIKEVLHHV
- the fliI gene encoding flagellar protein export ATPase FliI, which gives rise to MFNVNAIQAAVREIRPEELVQHSGKVVQVIGLMIESRGPTAVAIGERCLIQIQQRQTIEAEVVGFREGHVLLMPYGETTSIAPGSIVLATGKPLHVPVGDELIGKVLDGLGRPLDGESLENLRTTSIVRKPPSPLERPRISDVLSTGIRAIDGLLTVGQGQRVGLFAGSGVGKSTLLGMIAKRSTADINVIALIGERGREVKEFVEAELGEEGMKRSILVVATSDQPPLVRLKGAYTATAIAEHFRDQGKNVVLMMDSVTRFAMAQREIGLATGEPPASKGYTPSVFALLPQLLERSGKTQDGSITAFYTVLVDGDDMNEPIADAVRGILDGHFVLDRNLANKGQFPAIHVLRSISRVMNQITTAEQKTAAVAFRQLLSTYLDSEDLINIGAYKKGTNPEIDRAVDKYPELIRFLKQQIHEDSDFEKACQQLMTTIQ